From Lujinxingia vulgaris, a single genomic window includes:
- a CDS encoding FAD-binding and (Fe-S)-binding domain-containing protein: protein MAIDVSRAPQALESLAGELEGELRLDDLHRSLYAQDASVYQSEPVGVVFPRTVEDVQAIVRTADALGLGLVPRAAGTSLAGQCVGEGLVVDVGRHMNQILELNVEERWVRVQPGVVLDELNRFLAPHGLFFGPDTSTSNRCMIGGMIGNNSCGSHSILYGNTMAHVLELGVVFADASFERVGPWSEAQLKARMQRTDRLGESLRTLDRIMREHGELIEERYPRRDVVRRNTGFPLDDILWRAPYEEGGEPFSLARFLCGTEGTLGLVTEAKLNLVEKPREKCVVCVHFDSLESSLRATVAAVRHDPAAVELIDRRVLEQTRQNIEQARNRFWVEGDPDAVLVVEFFRESHDALEEACQKLIAEFKELGMGYAYPILRAPQDKAVWELRKAGLGLLMGIEGDVKPVTVVEDTAVAVDVLPDYVRDFAAIMDAYNTACVYYAHASVGELHLRPELNLKDPEDVERFKGIATDVADLVRRYRGAISGEHGDGRVRSPLLERFYGPEIMALHRQVKEAFDPRGIFNPRNIVDPRPIDADFRFVPGKPTPELRTYFKWEAERGLVRATELCNGAGVCRKSPAAGGTMCPSYMATGDEKDTTRGRANVFRTLLTGAEPEAAFESEALSEALDLCLSCKGCKSECPANVDMARMKAEFLQQRYDRQGTPARALLFGHYGKLSRLGSWLPWLANFTLTFALTRWFFNAFFKLAPQRQLPLMAPKSFDSALKNARRSGALAAPPAGEGAPSKEVWLYVDPFTDYTEPELGLAAVEVLEAAGYRVERFGMRDDGRTYLSKGMVRAARELMERGLREVQDDLKAHPERAVVGLEPSALLTFRDELGELVDEALRGAADDLAGRSFLLEEFIVREVEAGRWPEGLFETEEARPALLHGHCHQKAICGTTATEVALGLAGYEVETLKTGCCGMAGSFGYEAEHYEVSMKVGELVLLPRARAMEEGQVLIAPGTSCRHQIKDGAARDAIHPALALKMRLRARQG from the coding sequence ATGGCGATCGATGTTAGCCGTGCGCCGCAGGCGCTTGAGTCGTTGGCCGGGGAGCTCGAAGGGGAGCTGCGCCTCGATGATCTGCACCGCTCGCTCTACGCGCAGGATGCCTCGGTGTACCAGTCTGAGCCGGTGGGGGTGGTCTTCCCGCGCACGGTCGAAGACGTGCAGGCCATCGTGCGCACCGCCGACGCGCTGGGGCTGGGGCTTGTGCCCCGGGCGGCCGGCACGAGCCTGGCGGGCCAATGCGTGGGTGAGGGACTGGTGGTCGATGTGGGCCGCCACATGAACCAGATTCTTGAGCTCAACGTCGAGGAGCGCTGGGTGCGCGTGCAGCCCGGGGTGGTGCTCGATGAGCTCAACCGTTTTCTGGCGCCGCACGGGCTCTTTTTCGGGCCGGATACCTCCACGTCGAACCGCTGCATGATTGGCGGGATGATCGGCAATAACTCCTGCGGCAGCCACTCGATCCTCTACGGAAACACCATGGCGCATGTGCTGGAGCTCGGCGTGGTCTTTGCCGACGCGAGCTTCGAGCGGGTGGGGCCCTGGAGTGAGGCGCAGCTTAAGGCGCGCATGCAGCGCACCGACAGGCTCGGGGAGTCGCTGCGCACTCTCGATCGCATCATGCGCGAGCATGGCGAGCTCATCGAAGAGCGCTATCCTCGCCGCGACGTTGTGCGTCGCAACACGGGCTTTCCGCTCGACGACATCCTCTGGCGCGCGCCCTATGAGGAGGGCGGTGAGCCCTTCTCGCTGGCGCGTTTCTTGTGCGGCACGGAGGGGACGCTGGGGCTTGTGACCGAGGCCAAACTCAACCTGGTGGAGAAGCCGCGCGAGAAGTGCGTGGTCTGCGTGCACTTCGACTCGCTGGAGTCCTCGCTGCGCGCGACCGTCGCGGCGGTGCGCCACGATCCGGCGGCTGTGGAGCTCATTGACCGGCGCGTGCTCGAGCAGACCCGTCAGAATATTGAGCAGGCGCGCAATCGCTTCTGGGTCGAGGGTGATCCGGACGCGGTGCTGGTGGTGGAGTTCTTTCGCGAGAGCCACGACGCGCTGGAGGAGGCCTGCCAGAAGCTCATCGCCGAGTTCAAAGAGCTGGGGATGGGCTACGCCTACCCGATCTTGCGTGCGCCGCAGGATAAGGCGGTCTGGGAACTTCGTAAGGCGGGCCTGGGGCTGCTCATGGGCATTGAGGGCGATGTGAAGCCGGTCACCGTCGTGGAAGATACGGCGGTGGCGGTCGATGTGTTGCCCGACTATGTGCGCGACTTCGCGGCGATCATGGACGCCTACAACACCGCGTGTGTGTATTACGCGCACGCCTCGGTGGGAGAGCTGCACCTGCGGCCAGAGCTCAACCTCAAAGACCCGGAAGATGTGGAGCGTTTTAAGGGCATCGCCACCGATGTGGCCGACCTGGTGCGTCGCTACCGGGGCGCTATCAGCGGGGAGCACGGCGACGGGCGCGTGCGCTCACCACTGCTGGAGCGTTTTTACGGCCCGGAGATCATGGCGCTGCACCGTCAGGTGAAAGAGGCTTTTGATCCCCGGGGGATCTTTAATCCCCGAAATATCGTGGATCCCAGGCCCATCGACGCGGATTTTCGCTTTGTGCCGGGCAAGCCCACGCCCGAGCTGCGCACCTATTTTAAGTGGGAGGCGGAGCGGGGGCTTGTGCGCGCCACCGAGCTCTGCAACGGCGCCGGCGTCTGCCGCAAAAGCCCGGCGGCCGGTGGCACGATGTGCCCCAGCTACATGGCCACCGGCGATGAAAAAGACACGACCCGCGGTCGTGCCAATGTCTTCCGCACGCTTTTAACCGGTGCGGAGCCGGAGGCCGCTTTTGAGAGTGAGGCGCTCTCCGAGGCGCTCGACCTCTGCCTCTCCTGCAAGGGGTGCAAGAGCGAGTGTCCGGCCAACGTGGACATGGCGCGTATGAAGGCGGAGTTTTTGCAGCAGCGCTACGACCGCCAGGGGACCCCGGCGCGCGCGCTGCTCTTCGGGCATTATGGAAAGCTCAGCCGGCTGGGCTCCTGGCTCCCCTGGCTTGCGAATTTTACGCTGACCTTTGCGCTGACGCGCTGGTTCTTCAACGCCTTCTTCAAGCTCGCGCCCCAGCGTCAGCTGCCCTTGATGGCGCCCAAAAGCTTCGATAGCGCCCTTAAAAACGCCCGCCGCTCTGGCGCGCTGGCCGCGCCGCCGGCGGGGGAGGGAGCGCCGTCGAAAGAGGTCTGGCTCTACGTCGATCCCTTCACCGACTACACCGAGCCCGAGCTGGGGCTTGCGGCGGTGGAGGTGCTTGAGGCGGCCGGCTACCGCGTCGAGCGCTTTGGCATGCGCGATGACGGGCGCACCTACCTCTCCAAAGGCATGGTGCGCGCGGCCCGCGAGCTGATGGAACGCGGCCTTCGTGAGGTGCAAGACGACCTCAAAGCTCACCCGGAGCGTGCGGTGGTGGGGCTTGAGCCCAGCGCGCTTTTGACCTTCCGCGATGAGCTCGGTGAGCTGGTCGATGAGGCGCTGCGAGGGGCGGCCGATGATCTGGCGGGGCGCTCTTTTTTGCTCGAAGAGTTTATCGTGCGCGAGGTCGAGGCGGGGCGCTGGCCCGAGGGGCTTTTTGAGACCGAGGAGGCCAGGCCCGCGCTCTTGCACGGGCATTGCCATCAGAAGGCCATCTGCGGCACCACGGCCACCGAGGTGGCGCTGGGGCTTGCGGGCTATGAGGTGGAGACGCTTAAGACGGGCTGCTGCGGCATGGCCGGCTCTTTCGGGTATGAGGCCGAGCACTATGAGGTGTCGATGAAGGTCGGCGAGCTTGTGCTTTTGCCCAGGGCCCGGGCGATGGAAGAGGGGCAGGTGCTGATCGCGCCGGGCACCTCCTGTCGCCATCAGATCAAGGATGGCGCCGCGCGCGACGCGATCCATCCGGCGCTGGCCCTGAAGATGCGCCTGAGAGCGCGCCAGGGCTAA
- a CDS encoding redoxin domain-containing protein has protein sequence MRLSPCTHGIRPPEFPELPWINVDAPLRLEDLLGQVVMLGFWSSSCIRCQEGLPAMYRALQRFEGRPLQIIAVHSPRFVGEHDLDYVRSAVGRVGVPFAVAADNEHRISRTFNVREFPTIALIDPRGYVCRVLRGVPEPLQLIDALEGLLGLTDAARRPHPTPMPAQPSPDALRFPAGLSAQDDRLAIADTGHHRIILTDTSGEVIHCFGGPEPGFEDGPPDRARFFSPHGLALVENQILVADTTNHAIRVIDPLSGHTDTLAIMPPDAQGRIHAPWSLIRQGPWIFVACAGTHTILRMSADGTSIEHYAGCGDEDRIDGHRTTAAFAQPTDLASNNERLHVIDSTSSALRCLNLRSNRVHTLIGKSLFEHGQVDGPSRTALMQHPRGIALHKGNIYVADSLNCALRCFDPEREELDTLDAPKLDFPTALASADGVLWVCDTHAPAIWKHDTDSGTWERLELTWPDNGDTAP, from the coding sequence ATGCGTCTGTCCCCCTGCACCCACGGCATTCGCCCGCCGGAGTTTCCCGAGCTGCCCTGGATCAACGTCGACGCCCCGCTGCGCCTCGAAGATCTGCTGGGCCAGGTGGTGATGCTGGGCTTCTGGAGCTCCAGCTGCATCCGCTGCCAGGAGGGCCTCCCGGCGATGTACCGCGCCCTCCAACGCTTTGAAGGCCGCCCCCTGCAGATCATCGCCGTGCACAGCCCCCGCTTTGTGGGAGAGCACGACCTGGATTACGTGCGCAGCGCCGTGGGCCGCGTGGGGGTGCCCTTTGCGGTGGCTGCCGATAACGAGCATCGCATCTCGCGGACCTTCAACGTGCGTGAGTTCCCCACCATCGCGCTCATCGATCCGCGCGGCTACGTCTGCCGCGTGCTCCGAGGGGTGCCCGAGCCCCTTCAGCTCATCGACGCGCTCGAAGGCCTGCTCGGGCTCACCGACGCCGCGCGCCGCCCCCATCCCACCCCGATGCCCGCGCAGCCCTCCCCGGACGCCCTGCGTTTTCCGGCCGGCCTCAGCGCGCAAGACGATCGCCTGGCCATCGCTGACACCGGCCATCACCGCATCATCCTGACCGACACCAGCGGAGAGGTCATCCATTGCTTCGGAGGTCCGGAGCCAGGCTTTGAAGACGGCCCCCCCGATCGCGCGCGTTTCTTCAGCCCCCACGGGCTGGCTCTTGTCGAGAATCAAATCCTGGTGGCCGACACCACCAACCACGCCATCCGCGTCATCGACCCGCTCAGCGGCCACACCGACACCCTGGCCATCATGCCCCCCGATGCGCAGGGCCGCATCCACGCCCCCTGGTCTCTGATACGCCAGGGCCCCTGGATCTTTGTGGCCTGCGCCGGCACCCACACCATCCTGCGCATGAGCGCCGACGGCACCAGCATTGAGCACTATGCCGGCTGCGGCGATGAGGATCGCATCGACGGCCACCGCACCACCGCAGCCTTCGCCCAGCCCACCGATCTGGCGTCCAACAACGAACGCCTCCACGTCATCGACAGCACCTCGTCTGCGCTGCGCTGCCTCAACCTGCGCTCCAACCGCGTGCACACCCTCATCGGCAAGAGCCTCTTTGAGCACGGCCAGGTCGACGGGCCCTCGCGCACCGCCTTGATGCAACATCCCCGTGGCATCGCCCTGCATAAGGGCAACATCTACGTCGCCGACTCCCTGAACTGCGCGCTGCGCTGCTTCGATCCGGAACGCGAGGAGCTCGACACCCTCGACGCCCCGAAACTCGATTTCCCCACGGCGCTGGCCAGCGCCGACGGCGTCCTCTGGGTCTGCGACACCCACGCCCCGGCCATCTGGAAGCACGACACCGACTCCGGCACCTGGGAGCGCCTGGAGCTCACCTGGCCCGACAATGGCGACACGGCCCCTTAG
- the rplI gene encoding 50S ribosomal protein L9 encodes MEVILTEDVPNLGEMGEIVKVAPGYGRNFLIPKGLALPASANEKKALEHKKRQIELRKEREREAALGIQSKLDGVRVTIAKRVAEGDSLYGSVTPREIADVLKQEGFEVEHRFIEVGRGIDELGIYKVPVKLASGVYAHIILWIVAM; translated from the coding sequence ATGGAAGTCATTCTGACCGAAGATGTGCCCAATCTCGGCGAGATGGGCGAGATCGTGAAGGTTGCTCCGGGCTACGGCCGGAACTTCCTTATCCCCAAAGGTCTGGCGCTGCCGGCCAGCGCCAACGAAAAGAAGGCGCTTGAGCACAAGAAGCGCCAGATCGAGCTCCGCAAGGAGCGCGAGCGCGAAGCGGCTCTGGGCATTCAGTCCAAGCTCGACGGCGTGCGTGTCACCATCGCCAAGCGCGTCGCCGAAGGCGACTCGCTCTACGGCTCGGTGACCCCGCGTGAGATCGCCGACGTGCTCAAGCAGGAAGGCTTCGAGGTGGAGCACCGCTTCATCGAAGTCGGCCGCGGCATCGACGAGCTGGGCATCTACAAGGTGCCGGTCAAGCTCGCCAGCGGTGTCTACGCCCACATCATCCTGTGGATTGTGGCGATGTGA
- a CDS encoding alpha/beta fold hydrolase, with product MSTFELSDGKKLHFETHDDHSQGPWLVLLNGMTQSTQHWGSQARALREHFRVLLYDARGQGGSDAPEAPPTLAQHAADLAELFDHLGIEHAHLAGFSHGARVALGFANDFPERLDRLVLCSATARPTALADTIVRAWHQVLVTGGLEAMAWASLPTILGDDFLASHQKFLDNVIKASVQRNSEQGVRLLLEGLMAFPPVAELAADLNVEALVISADQDLLVTSEGAKVLADLLGGEHICVERCGHTIPIERPDAFRDALLEFLN from the coding sequence GTGAGCACCTTTGAGCTCTCCGATGGCAAAAAACTCCACTTCGAAACCCATGATGACCACAGCCAGGGCCCCTGGCTTGTGCTGCTCAACGGCATGACCCAGTCCACACAGCACTGGGGAAGCCAGGCGCGCGCGCTGCGCGAGCATTTCCGCGTGCTCCTCTACGACGCCCGCGGTCAGGGTGGGAGCGACGCCCCCGAAGCCCCGCCCACGCTCGCCCAACACGCCGCCGACCTCGCCGAACTCTTCGATCACCTGGGCATTGAGCACGCTCACCTGGCCGGTTTCAGCCACGGGGCGCGCGTCGCCTTAGGGTTTGCCAACGACTTCCCCGAGCGCCTCGACCGGCTCGTCCTCTGCAGCGCCACCGCCCGCCCCACCGCCCTGGCCGACACCATCGTGCGCGCCTGGCACCAGGTGCTCGTCACAGGCGGCCTCGAAGCGATGGCCTGGGCCTCGCTCCCCACCATCCTGGGCGACGACTTTCTGGCCTCGCACCAGAAGTTTCTCGACAACGTCATCAAAGCCTCCGTGCAACGAAACTCCGAGCAAGGCGTGCGCCTTCTACTCGAAGGGCTGATGGCCTTTCCCCCGGTCGCCGAACTGGCCGCCGATCTCAACGTGGAGGCCCTGGTGATCTCCGCCGACCAGGACCTGCTTGTGACCAGCGAGGGCGCAAAAGTTCTGGCCGACCTGCTGGGTGGGGAGCACATTTGTGTGGAACGCTGTGGCCACACCATTCCCATTGAGCGCCCCGATGCTTTCCGCGACGCCCTGCTTGAATTCCTCAATTAA